Proteins encoded in a region of the Halostella limicola genome:
- a CDS encoding CPBP family intramembrane glutamic endopeptidase codes for MTENQIVFRGGRRTVLGFAVAFAVVTAIWVPLTAAVADQSAWIKLATEISKFAVILGFVAVLLRSDTVRFAELGLSRQHLLAALIVFGGFWIAMNLLGVGLAVVTDNQWALQLLWSLPESDPTFQRYASLPATSLLLILLNFLVIGLVEEIAFRGYFQSKIIALLGDSTRRHIALGIGVTSLVFGVLHTPAAVVDGQSLDGILAAALAPTVTAVLFGAFYELTHNVYFVALLHGFGNTWPLVVDWTNWSGTALIAFWVCAAGIYLATTFAYRYWLAAREQVPLRTRDDDGHALRG; via the coding sequence ATGACCGAGAATCAGATCGTGTTTCGTGGTGGCCGGCGAACGGTCCTCGGATTCGCCGTCGCGTTCGCAGTCGTGACCGCGATCTGGGTGCCGCTCACTGCCGCCGTCGCCGATCAGTCAGCATGGATCAAGCTGGCAACCGAAATCAGCAAATTCGCAGTCATCCTCGGATTCGTCGCAGTCCTCCTGCGGAGTGATACGGTGCGGTTCGCTGAACTGGGTCTCTCTCGCCAACATCTCCTCGCTGCTCTCATCGTCTTTGGTGGGTTCTGGATAGCGATGAACCTCCTTGGCGTTGGTCTGGCCGTGGTTACTGACAATCAGTGGGCTCTGCAGTTGCTGTGGTCGTTGCCCGAATCGGACCCCACGTTCCAGCGATACGCATCACTCCCCGCGACATCGTTACTACTTATACTTCTCAATTTCCTCGTCATCGGCCTCGTCGAGGAGATCGCGTTCCGCGGATACTTTCAGTCGAAAATCATCGCACTGCTCGGCGATAGCACACGCCGACACATCGCTCTCGGGATCGGTGTGACGAGCCTCGTGTTCGGTGTTCTTCACACACCTGCCGCCGTGGTCGATGGGCAGTCGCTCGACGGAATCCTCGCCGCGGCACTCGCCCCCACTGTAACGGCCGTGCTGTTCGGGGCTTTCTACGAATTGACACATAACGTCTATTTCGTGGCGTTGCTGCACGGCTTCGGGAACACATGGCCGCTCGTAGTGGACTGGACGAACTGGTCGGGGACCGCACTCATCGCCTTCTGGGTCTGTGCTGCTGGTATCTATCTCGCCACGACGTTCGCTTATCGGTACTGGCTGGCAGCCCGCGAACAGGTGCCGCTACGAACTAGAGACGATGATGGACACGCACTGCGTGGCTGA